One stretch of Armigeres subalbatus isolate Guangzhou_Male chromosome 2, GZ_Asu_2, whole genome shotgun sequence DNA includes these proteins:
- the LOC134215898 gene encoding dual specificity protein phosphatase Mpk3-like — protein MAAVWCVLKVYFRQSFLEWCEDEVINADLRSGCAATEHLMGLRSLRISILFSDSACSSSSESSNCESSSNYLVEPVEIMTGIFLGNASHSEDLKSLKKYNIEPNVFERDGHIKCLQIPITDHCLQDLVGHFSNAIECINKARSKGVGVLVHCLAGVSRSVTITSSIGGSFPSYSGLRNYSKMPTDLNPLERFPVPARRINDINDDDDDDAADDMKQYEVPPLTGPPLPVRFAS, from the exons ATGGCTGCCGTGTGGTGTGTCTTGAAGGTATACTTTCGGCAATCGTTTCTGGAGTGGTGCGAGGATGAAGTCATCAACGCTGACCTGCGGTCGGGATGTGCCGCTACCGAGCATCTGATGGGATTGAGATCGCTCCGCATATCGATTCTGTTCTCGGACTCAGCCTGCAGTAGCAGCTCCGAGTCGTCCAACTGCGAAAGTTCATCGAACTATCTCGTCGAGCCGGTTGAGATCATGACCGGGATATTTCTTGGCAATGCTTCCCACAGCGAAGATCTTAAATCGTTGAAAAAGTACAATATTGAGCCAAACGTATTCGAACGTGATGGGCATATAAAGTGTCTCCAGATACCAATCACTGACCATTGTTTACAGGACCTGGTAGGACACTTCTCCAATGCAATAGAATGTATCAACAAGGCCCGTTCAAAGGGTGTTGGAGTTCTTGTTCACTGCCTAGCGGGAGTCTCTCGGTCGGTGACAATTACTTCGTCCATCGGTGGTTCTTTTCCTTCTTACAGTGGATTGAG AAACTACTCGAAGATGCCAACCGACCTGAATCCATTAGAACGCTTTCCGGTACCCGCCCGTCGCATTAACGACAtcaatgatgatgacgatgacgatgcTGCTGACGACATGAAACAATACGAAGTACCTCCACTTACGGGGCCACCATTGCCGGTTCGCTTCGCAAGTTGA